Proteins encoded together in one Ciona intestinalis chromosome 3, KH, whole genome shotgun sequence window:
- the zf(c2h2)-130 gene encoding zinc finger protein 130, with translation MTRKKQGAPQKLDNSGDGNCKLELGLDFKENLLQTAAREIETSCTPEQNGMNRTDTKKYNACEAKTMDASCQKLMDFTKNFLSEGRGKDSNEAKDYLEDALVSWKHPAKRNQNRHQSSPSSIPSPSKATYDSKYSQSIDSEVDSDHRSYVAATPNKEGSPHPSTNSTSPVNLFPNLDEHQLSDLASLTSAQKLLMDAMLRQKQFYDQCSNNWVNVQRSDNNCLSKSKAERYRWCVNGNEKQPTTSSHSHVSNLTVFTGASKFHCRDCGDPFNTLVDLTVHMNKTGHFRDTNTVNKLETKAKRRSTVEQEENQAEKVLTCMGCGNLFESLQDLSVHMIKTKHYENVPSLRLWSQKNEPVLEASSQQKKKHPNPPIHNDFNNYASASLRDASLLAQSPFYFSLLGAMSANPAAAACANLLCSYPWLASSLSPNFLPSILNPSMSLPYPGSYPPLLPPHLPTVNGLSSPSETDLALTCTECNAKFSSMKSLTEHRFSASHFPTLSDLKLPSGHHNPVIPMSLSQPSCSPSLSDTGKAHRPNNRSSTRSSSNEASSLSPSPNSKSDSYVKTPSVSDTTHEHTGSCDFIKSLESTIQSAISKVEHPRSKASTLDSTRRSFNPFSAMKDQEKMKPKPANSTHGRQSKSPNTKTNTASDKRQPESPLDLTVKKTDYANSRHHHQQRTSAHSPTHPISAYSGTHPGKDPLQSLKDNMQSLFSGMKPGQSASTDAAEKTKKSEYAPLHIDSTPSDTNPIQEMLKIVNRPELEHRYPFAQRESHEHRVEEGKKRSSSSVVAPINPKKSCFSLFEDLIVPKDVDSSPDVNPLQKMQDLVDRKLSGEKVGEKTKPFLPEASNGKNINSSPPNKPTNIDPKRQHNGVRGHGRSNDERRQTKEAVRNFEPSKEQLLKLNVCFARFVTSLSPHQMTSSKLKLPDPENTAECCNVPLNYAKSWMAGSIDAVRMRKALPTLSYNNTNNSPKPEFTCTWCRTYTTTTVDDFCNHSNAHITDGSCPITSRGNRASVDHVTSVPSPAHRACDVTEAERASPEAELPQRTPPSGRESPSDVTITHDNAALRQRRRADEMTSPDDAIRVTG, from the exons AGCTTGAGTTAGGACTTGACTTCAAGGAAAACTTATTGCAAACCGCTGCTCGTGAAATTGAAACATCCTGTACCCCCGAACAAAATGGTATGAATCGCACAGATACCAAGAAATATAACGCCTGCGAAGCCAAAACCATGGATGCCTCGTGTCAAAAACTCATGGACTTTACAAAGAACTTTTTGTCAGAGGGCAGAGGGAAAGATTCAAACGAAGCTAAGGATTACTTGGAAGACGCTCTTGTGTCGTGGAAACATCCAGCTAAGCGAAACCAAAACAG GCACCAAAGTTCCCCTTCCAGTATCCCTTCCCCATCTAAAGCAACATATGATAGCAAGTATAGCCAGTCTATTGACTCAGAAGTGGATTCTGACCACCGTTCGTATGTGGCTGCCACTCCAAACAAAGAAGGCTCCCCACACCCAAGCACAAATTCCACTTCTCCTGTGAACCTGTTCCCCAACTTGGATGAACATCAATTATCTG aCCTTGCGTCTCTTACTAGCGCCCAGAAACTACTAATGGACGCCATGTTACGACAGAAGCAATTTTACGACCAGTGTTCAAATAACTGGGTGAATGTCCAG CGAAGTGACAACAACTGCCTAAGCAAAAGCAAAGCAGAGAGATACAGATGGTGCGTAAACGGCAACGAGAAGCAGCCCACTACGTCCTCCCATTCACACGTATCCAATCT CACTGTCTTCACTGGTGCGAGTAAATTTCATTGTCGTGATTGCGGTGATCCTTTCAACACCCTGGTCGATCTCACGGTGCATATGAATAAAACCGGACATTTTCGTGATACCAACACTGTGAATAAACTTG AAACGAAAGCAAAACGACGATCCACGGTCGAGCAAGAGGAAAATCAAGCAGAGAAAGTTCTCACTTGTATGGGGTGTGGAAATTTGTTTGAATCACTGCAA GATCTTAGCGTGCATATGATCAAGACGAAGCATTACGAGAACGTGCCTTCCTTGCGGCTGTGGAGCCAGAAAAACGAGCCTGTTTTAGAAGCTTCATCGCAGCAAAAGAAGAAGCACCCTAACCCACCAATACATAACGACTTTAATAACTACGCGAGTGCTTCACTAAGAGATGCCTCCCTGTTAGCTCAATCGCCTTTTTATTTCTCTCTTTTGGGAG CTATGTCAGCCAACCCAGCAGCAGCAGCATGCGCGAACCTTCTATGTTCCTATCCATGGCTGGCCTCCAGTCTGTCACCAAACTTCCTCCCATCCATTCTAAACCCCAGCATGTCCCTACCCTACCCAGGCAGCTACCCACCGCTCCTACCGCCCCATCTCCCCACTGTAAACGGGCTAAGCTCGCCCTCGGAGACGGACCTAGCACTGACATGCACCGAGTGCAATGCAAAATTCAGCTCCATGAAAAGTCTAACCGAGCATAGGTTTTCAGCTTCGCATTTTCCGACGCTTTCCGATTTAAAACTGCCGAGCGGCCACCATAACCCAGTTATACCAATGAGTCTTTCGCAGCCGTCTTGCTCCCCAAGTTTAAGCGATACGGGAAAGGCGCACCGACCGAACAACCGGTCTAGTACCCGTTCATCATCCAACGAAGCGAGCAGCCTCAGTCCGTCTCCGAACAGCAAATCAGACAGCTACGTCAAAACCCCGTCTGTCAGCGATACCACACACGAGCATACCGGGAGCTGCGATTTCATTAAGTCATTGGAGAGCACGATCCAAAGCGCTATCAGTAAAGTGGAACACCCCAGGAGCAAAGCCAGTACATTGGACTCCACACGTCGTTCGTTCAACCCTTTCTCGGCCATGAAGGACCAGGAAAAAATGAAACCAAAGCCGGCAAACTCAACACACGGTCGCCAATCGAAATCGCCAAATACTAAAACTAATACAGCGTCCGATAAAAGGCAGCCGGAGTCACCGCTCGATTTGACAGTTAAGAAAACAGACTACGCCAATTCCAGGCACCACCATCAGCAAAGAACTTCCGCGCATAGCCCGACGCATCCTATATCCGCTTACTCGGGCACACATCCTGGTAAAGACCCGCTGCAGAGTTTAAAAGACAATATGCAGAGTCTATTCTCGGGCATGAAGCCGGGCCAATCCGCTTCGACGGATGCCGccgaaaaaacaaagaaatctgAATACGCTCCCCTGCATATTGATAGCACGCCAAGCGACACCAACCCGATCCAAGAAATGCTAAAAATCGTTAATCGACCTGAATTGGAACACCGATACCCTTTCGCCCAGCGAGAAAGCCACGAACATCGGGTTGAAGAAGGCAAGAAGCGGTCTTCGTCTTCAGTAGTGGCTCCTATCAACCCAAAGAAGTCTTGCTTTTCGCTTTTTGAGGACTTGATCGTCCCCAAAGACGTAGATTCGAGTCCAGACGTGAACCCTCTGCAAAAAATGCAAGACCTCGTTGATCGAAAGTTGTCCGGCGAAAAAGTTGgcgaaaaaacaaaaccgTTTCTACCGGAGGCCTCAAacggtaaaaatataaactctTCCCCTCCAAATAAACCTACAAACATTGACCCAAAGCGACAACACAATGGGGTTCGTGGTCATGGCCGAAGCAATGATGAACGTCGGCAAACTAAAGAAG CCGTGCGTAATTTCGAACCTTCAAAAGAACAATTACTGAAactgaatgtttgttttgctcgcttcgtgacgtcattgtcaCCTCaccaaatgacgtcatcaaagcTGAAACTTCCCGACCCGGAAAACACTGCGGAATGCTGTAACGTGCCGCTGAATTATGCCAAG AGTTGGATGGCCGGCTCCATTGATGCAGTGCGCATGCGCAAAGCCCTTCCTACCCTGAGTTACAACAACACCAATAATTCACCCAAACCCGAGTTCACATGCACCTGGTGTAGAACATACACAACCACAACAGTGGACGACTTCTGTAACCACTCCAATGCCCATATCACCGATG GATCTTGCCCAATCACCTCCCGCGGAAATCGCGCTTCCGTCGATCACGTCACTTCCGTTCCGTCGCCAGCTCATCgcgcttgtgacgtcacagaagcgGAACGCGCCAG CCCCGAAGCCGAACTACCTCAACGCACCCCTCCGTCCGGAAGAGAATCCCccagtgacgtaacaatcaccCATGACAACGCAGCCTTACGTCAGAGGAGGCGCGCCGACGAGATGACGTCACCTGATGACGCAATACGCGTCACCGGCTGA
- the zf(c2h2)-130 gene encoding zinc finger protein 130 isoform X1, with the protein MTRKKQGAPQKLDNSGDGNCKLELGLDFKENLLQTAAREIETSCTPEQNGMNRTDTKKYNACEAKTMDASCQKLMDFTKNFLSEGRGKDSNEAKDYLEDALVSWKHPAKRNQNRHQSSPSSIPSPSKATYDSKYSQSIDSEVDSDHRSYVAATPNKEGSPHPSTNSTSPVNLFPNLDEHQLSDLASLTSAQKLLMDAMLRQKQFYDQCSNNWVNVQRSDNNCLSKSKAERYRWCVNGNEKQPTTSSHSHVSNLKRSATMAGMGTSPVQEKLYSTVFTGASKFHCRDCGDPFNTLVDLTVHMNKTGHFRDTNTVNKLEDKPAETKAKRRSTVEQEENQAEKVLTCMGCGNLFESLQDLSVHMIKTKHYENVPSLRLWSQKNEPVLEASSQQKKKHPNPPIHNDFNNYASASLRDASLLAQSPFYFSLLGAMSANPAAAACANLLCSYPWLASSLSPNFLPSILNPSMSLPYPGSYPPLLPPHLPTVNGLSSPSETDLALTCTECNAKFSSMKSLTEHRFSASHFPTLSDLKLPSGHHNPVIPMSLSQPSCSPSLSDTGKAHRPNNRSSTRSSSNEASSLSPSPNSKSDSYVKTPSVSDTTHEHTGSCDFIKSLESTIQSAISKVEHPRSKASTLDSTRRSFNPFSAMKDQEKMKPKPANSTHGRQSKSPNTKTNTASDKRQPESPLDLTVKKTDYANSRHHHQQRTSAHSPTHPISAYSGTHPGKDPLQSLKDNMQSLFSGMKPGQSASTDAAEKTKKSEYAPLHIDSTPSDTNPIQEMLKIVNRPELEHRYPFAQRESHEHRVEEGKKRSSSSVVAPINPKKSCFSLFEDLIVPKDVDSSPDVNPLQKMQDLVDRKLSGEKVGEKTKPFLPEASNGKNINSSPPNKPTNIDPKRQHNGVRGHGRSNDERRQTKEAVRNFEPSKEQLLKLNVCFARFVTSLSPHQMTSSKLKLPDPENTAECCNVPLNYAKSWMAGSIDAVRMRKALPTLSYNNTNNSPKPEFTCTWCRTYTTTTVDDFCNHSNAHITDGSCPITSRGNRASVDHVTSVPSPAHRACDVTEAERASPEAELPQRTPPSGRESPSDVTITHDNAALRQRRRADEMTSPDDAIRVTG; encoded by the exons AGCTTGAGTTAGGACTTGACTTCAAGGAAAACTTATTGCAAACCGCTGCTCGTGAAATTGAAACATCCTGTACCCCCGAACAAAATGGTATGAATCGCACAGATACCAAGAAATATAACGCCTGCGAAGCCAAAACCATGGATGCCTCGTGTCAAAAACTCATGGACTTTACAAAGAACTTTTTGTCAGAGGGCAGAGGGAAAGATTCAAACGAAGCTAAGGATTACTTGGAAGACGCTCTTGTGTCGTGGAAACATCCAGCTAAGCGAAACCAAAACAG GCACCAAAGTTCCCCTTCCAGTATCCCTTCCCCATCTAAAGCAACATATGATAGCAAGTATAGCCAGTCTATTGACTCAGAAGTGGATTCTGACCACCGTTCGTATGTGGCTGCCACTCCAAACAAAGAAGGCTCCCCACACCCAAGCACAAATTCCACTTCTCCTGTGAACCTGTTCCCCAACTTGGATGAACATCAATTATCTG aCCTTGCGTCTCTTACTAGCGCCCAGAAACTACTAATGGACGCCATGTTACGACAGAAGCAATTTTACGACCAGTGTTCAAATAACTGGGTGAATGTCCAG CGAAGTGACAACAACTGCCTAAGCAAAAGCAAAGCAGAGAGATACAGATGGTGCGTAAACGGCAACGAGAAGCAGCCCACTACGTCCTCCCATTCACACGTATCCAATCTCAAACGGTCAGCTACCATGGCTGGCATGGGTACTTCCCCCGTCCAG GAGAAGTTGTATAGCACTGTCTTCACTGGTGCGAGTAAATTTCATTGTCGTGATTGCGGTGATCCTTTCAACACCCTGGTCGATCTCACGGTGCATATGAATAAAACCGGACATTTTCGTGATACCAACACTGTGAATAAACTTG agGATAAACCGGCAGAAACGAAAGCAAAACGACGATCCACGGTCGAGCAAGAGGAAAATCAAGCAGAGAAAGTTCTCACTTGTATGGGGTGTGGAAATTTGTTTGAATCACTGCAA GATCTTAGCGTGCATATGATCAAGACGAAGCATTACGAGAACGTGCCTTCCTTGCGGCTGTGGAGCCAGAAAAACGAGCCTGTTTTAGAAGCTTCATCGCAGCAAAAGAAGAAGCACCCTAACCCACCAATACATAACGACTTTAATAACTACGCGAGTGCTTCACTAAGAGATGCCTCCCTGTTAGCTCAATCGCCTTTTTATTTCTCTCTTTTGGGAG CTATGTCAGCCAACCCAGCAGCAGCAGCATGCGCGAACCTTCTATGTTCCTATCCATGGCTGGCCTCCAGTCTGTCACCAAACTTCCTCCCATCCATTCTAAACCCCAGCATGTCCCTACCCTACCCAGGCAGCTACCCACCGCTCCTACCGCCCCATCTCCCCACTGTAAACGGGCTAAGCTCGCCCTCGGAGACGGACCTAGCACTGACATGCACCGAGTGCAATGCAAAATTCAGCTCCATGAAAAGTCTAACCGAGCATAGGTTTTCAGCTTCGCATTTTCCGACGCTTTCCGATTTAAAACTGCCGAGCGGCCACCATAACCCAGTTATACCAATGAGTCTTTCGCAGCCGTCTTGCTCCCCAAGTTTAAGCGATACGGGAAAGGCGCACCGACCGAACAACCGGTCTAGTACCCGTTCATCATCCAACGAAGCGAGCAGCCTCAGTCCGTCTCCGAACAGCAAATCAGACAGCTACGTCAAAACCCCGTCTGTCAGCGATACCACACACGAGCATACCGGGAGCTGCGATTTCATTAAGTCATTGGAGAGCACGATCCAAAGCGCTATCAGTAAAGTGGAACACCCCAGGAGCAAAGCCAGTACATTGGACTCCACACGTCGTTCGTTCAACCCTTTCTCGGCCATGAAGGACCAGGAAAAAATGAAACCAAAGCCGGCAAACTCAACACACGGTCGCCAATCGAAATCGCCAAATACTAAAACTAATACAGCGTCCGATAAAAGGCAGCCGGAGTCACCGCTCGATTTGACAGTTAAGAAAACAGACTACGCCAATTCCAGGCACCACCATCAGCAAAGAACTTCCGCGCATAGCCCGACGCATCCTATATCCGCTTACTCGGGCACACATCCTGGTAAAGACCCGCTGCAGAGTTTAAAAGACAATATGCAGAGTCTATTCTCGGGCATGAAGCCGGGCCAATCCGCTTCGACGGATGCCGccgaaaaaacaaagaaatctgAATACGCTCCCCTGCATATTGATAGCACGCCAAGCGACACCAACCCGATCCAAGAAATGCTAAAAATCGTTAATCGACCTGAATTGGAACACCGATACCCTTTCGCCCAGCGAGAAAGCCACGAACATCGGGTTGAAGAAGGCAAGAAGCGGTCTTCGTCTTCAGTAGTGGCTCCTATCAACCCAAAGAAGTCTTGCTTTTCGCTTTTTGAGGACTTGATCGTCCCCAAAGACGTAGATTCGAGTCCAGACGTGAACCCTCTGCAAAAAATGCAAGACCTCGTTGATCGAAAGTTGTCCGGCGAAAAAGTTGgcgaaaaaacaaaaccgTTTCTACCGGAGGCCTCAAacggtaaaaatataaactctTCCCCTCCAAATAAACCTACAAACATTGACCCAAAGCGACAACACAATGGGGTTCGTGGTCATGGCCGAAGCAATGATGAACGTCGGCAAACTAAAGAAG CCGTGCGTAATTTCGAACCTTCAAAAGAACAATTACTGAAactgaatgtttgttttgctcgcttcgtgacgtcattgtcaCCTCaccaaatgacgtcatcaaagcTGAAACTTCCCGACCCGGAAAACACTGCGGAATGCTGTAACGTGCCGCTGAATTATGCCAAG AGTTGGATGGCCGGCTCCATTGATGCAGTGCGCATGCGCAAAGCCCTTCCTACCCTGAGTTACAACAACACCAATAATTCACCCAAACCCGAGTTCACATGCACCTGGTGTAGAACATACACAACCACAACAGTGGACGACTTCTGTAACCACTCCAATGCCCATATCACCGATG GATCTTGCCCAATCACCTCCCGCGGAAATCGCGCTTCCGTCGATCACGTCACTTCCGTTCCGTCGCCAGCTCATCgcgcttgtgacgtcacagaagcgGAACGCGCCAG CCCCGAAGCCGAACTACCTCAACGCACCCCTCCGTCCGGAAGAGAATCCCccagtgacgtaacaatcaccCATGACAACGCAGCCTTACGTCAGAGGAGGCGCGCCGACGAGATGACGTCACCTGATGACGCAATACGCGTCACCGGCTGA